The Pseudomonas orientalis genome contains a region encoding:
- a CDS encoding ABC transporter permease → MYLFRLAMASLANRRFTAILTAFAIALSVCLLLAVERVRVEARNSFASTISGTDLIVGARSGSVNLLLYSVFRIGNATNNIRWDSYEHFAANPQVKWAIPISLGDSHRGYRVMGTNASYFEHYQYGRKQNLELASGRAFATDPFEVVLGAEVAEALHYTLGDKLVLAHGVAVVSLVKHDDKPFTVVGILKRTGTPVDRTLHISLGGMEAIHIDWHNGVPAQGKGRISADQARNMDLTPQAITAFMLGLNNKISTFALQREINEFRGEPMLAILPGVALQELWSMMGTAEKALFVISLFVVLTGLIGMLTAILTSLNERRREMAILRSVGARPWHIATLLIFEAFALALSGVVAGLGLLYLCIAASRGYLQANYGLDLPMAWPSEYEWTLLAGILAAALLMGSVPAWRAYRQSLADGLSIRL, encoded by the coding sequence ATGTATTTGTTTCGTCTGGCCATGGCCAGCCTGGCCAACCGCCGCTTTACCGCGATCCTCACCGCCTTCGCCATCGCGCTTTCCGTCTGCCTGTTACTGGCGGTGGAGCGCGTGCGCGTTGAAGCGCGCAACAGCTTCGCCAGTACCATCAGCGGCACCGACCTGATCGTCGGGGCGCGCTCGGGCTCGGTAAACCTGCTGCTGTACTCGGTGTTTCGCATCGGCAACGCCACCAATAACATCCGCTGGGACAGCTACGAGCACTTCGCCGCCAACCCCCAGGTGAAATGGGCGATTCCGATTTCCCTGGGCGATTCCCATCGCGGTTACCGGGTGATGGGCACCAACGCATCCTACTTCGAGCATTACCAGTACGGTCGCAAACAGAACCTTGAACTGGCCAGCGGCCGCGCGTTTGCCACCGACCCGTTCGAAGTGGTGCTCGGCGCCGAGGTCGCCGAGGCCCTGCACTACACGCTCGGCGACAAGCTGGTGCTGGCCCATGGCGTGGCGGTGGTCAGCCTGGTCAAGCACGATGACAAGCCCTTCACCGTGGTCGGCATCCTCAAGCGCACCGGCACGCCGGTGGACCGCACGCTGCATATCAGCCTCGGCGGCATGGAGGCGATCCACATCGACTGGCACAACGGTGTCCCGGCCCAGGGCAAAGGCCGTATCAGCGCCGATCAGGCGCGCAATATGGACCTGACCCCGCAAGCCATCACCGCGTTCATGCTCGGTTTGAACAACAAGATTTCCACCTTCGCGCTGCAACGGGAAATCAATGAATTCCGTGGCGAACCGATGCTGGCGATCCTGCCGGGCGTGGCGTTGCAAGAGCTGTGGAGCATGATGGGCACGGCCGAAAAAGCCTTGTTCGTGATCTCGTTGTTCGTGGTGCTGACCGGGTTGATCGGCATGCTCACGGCGATCCTCACCAGCCTCAACGAACGCCGCCGCGAGATGGCGATCCTGCGCTCGGTGGGCGCACGGCCTTGGCATATCGCCACGCTTTTGATCTTCGAGGCCTTCGCGCTGGCGCTGTCCGGCGTGGTGGCAGGACTTGGTTTGCTGTACCTGTGCATCGCCGCATCGCGGGGCTATCTGCAGGCCAACTACGGCCTGGACCTGCCGATGGCATGGCCGAGCGAATATGAATGGACGCTGCTCGCCGGTATCCTGGCGGCGGCGCTGTTGATGGGCAGCGTGCCCGCCTGGCGTGCCTATCGCCAGTCGTTGGCCGATGGGCTGTCCATTCGTTTATGA